From the genome of Papaver somniferum cultivar HN1 chromosome 2, ASM357369v1, whole genome shotgun sequence, one region includes:
- the LOC113350055 gene encoding protein tesmin/TSO1-like CXC 2, whose amino-acid sequence MNTPEKTQIGSAPHNFQESPVFNYINSLSPIQPVKSTHISQTITALSFASIQSACTSSYVISRKQPKPLQRRCFYEVSKRESSIVRNEGNRSFEVLDDIEVSQECPAQEAIFDTSFENSEFVIELAGTLKCDCGSPISDFTFHDSKMNPMSEMNSPSASLVQSVNISLESFGTEVDDLAGSCQLDEMEEETGCCWENLICDESNLLLFDSFTDIEAHNVEDQNVVDYRETCSLTSLSSELLTDDDSPTPKPIDLVDCGQHEGKEHLIQRAEVQEQKETDGSISNSQGDQNASEKMDDRLRNSSLLACEADSHQQHNMRRRCLLFEMAESDKENFDNRSAVSQANGKSNTNDMKSVKPKFGNGSTPCMLPGIGLHLNALGASAKDCKIVKREPLASRSQSATTLGSITSCLDHSREEILLREDLDKKITKSEMCDAKNGVLDAPAAFGISEEFNQGNLKKKKKSNRVEQDGDSEGCKNCNCKKSKCLKLYCECFAAGIYCIESCSCLECYNIPAHEDTVLATRKQILSRNPLAFAPKVIRNSKSVTEIWEEPSEISARHKKGCNCKKSGCIKRYCECYQGGVGCTIGCKCQGCQNTFGRKDAEAEEKTETCIKEKVDESLSKNKELKDEEQASVQLPCLPPLPSAIHSGIPCVPSNVAQSPTSRTLESDFVPDIMLHFQDERPEVLKGNCLPMAGVKTASPNSKRVRVPQNEFVFQKSRKLVLKSISSQSRNNAQ is encoded by the exons GAGTCTCCCGTGTTTAATTATATCAACAGTCTTTCGCCTATTCAACCAGTTAAGTCTACGCACATTTCACAGACAATCACTGCGCTTAGTTTTGCGTCTATACAATCTGCCTGCACATCCTCCTATGTCATTTCCAGAAAGCAGCCAAAACCCTTGCAAAG GCGTTGCTTTTATGAAGTGTCAAAGCGTGAGTCTTCTATTGTTCGAAATGAAGGAAACAGAAGTTTCGAGGTTCTAGATGACATTGAGGTGTCGCAAGAATGCCCTGCTCAAGAGGCTATTTTTGATACATCTTTTGAGAACTCGGAGTTTGTGATTGAGTTGGCTGGCACCTTAAAGTGTGATTGTGGTTCTCCTATCAGTGACTTCACTTTCCATGACAGCAAGATGAATCCTATGTCGGAAATGAATAGCCCTTCAGCATCACTTGTTCAAAGCGTTAATATTTCCTTGGAGTCGTTTGGAACTGAAGTTGATGATTTGGCTGGTTCATGTCAGCTGGATGAAATGGAGGAAGAAACAGGATGTTGTTGGGAAAATTTAATATGTGATGAGTCTAATCTGCTACTCTTTGATTCATTTACCGATATAGAGGCTCATAATGTGGAGGACCAGAATGTGGTGGATTACCGTGAGACTTGTTCTTTAACTTCTCTGTCATCTGAATTACTAACCGATGATGATTCGCCTACTCCAAAACCTATTGATTTGGTTGATTGTGGACAACATGAAGGAAAAGAACATTTAATTCAACGAGCAGAAGTTCAAGAGCAGAAGGAAACTGATGGCTCTATTAGTAATTCACAAGGTGACCAAAATGCAAGTGAGAAAATGGACGACAGACTGAGAAATAGTAGTTTGCTAGCTTGTGAG GCCGACTCTCATCAGCAACACAACATGCGAAGGCGATGCCTACTTTTTGAGATGGCAGAATCTGATAAAGAGAACTTCGATAATCGTTCAGCTGTATCACAGGCTAATGGAAAATCTAATACTAATGATATGAAGTCGGTTAAGCCCAAGTTTGGAAATGGTTCCACACCATGTATGCTACCTGGTATTGGTCTGCACTTGAATGCTCTTGGAGCTTCTGCAAAGGATTGTAAAATTGTCAAGCGTGAACCTCTTGCTTCTAGAAGTCAATCAGCCACCACGCTGGGTTCTATCACTTCGTGTCTGGATCATTCTCGCGAGGAAATACTTCTTCGCGAAGACTTGGATAAGAAAATTACCAAATCTGAGATGTGTGATGCCAAAAATGGGGTCCTGGATGCTCCTGCTGCGTTTGGAATTAGCGAAGAATTTAACCAGGGGaacctgaagaagaagaagaaaag CAACAGAGTGGAACAAGATGGAGATAGTGAAGGTTGCAAGAATTGTAACTGTAAGAAGTCAAAATGCTTAAAACT TTACTGTGAATGTTTTGCTGCTGGAATCTACTGCATAGAGTCCTGCTCATGTTTAGAATGCTATAACATACCTGCGCACGAAGATACTGTTCTGGCAACTCGAAAGCAGATCCTATCTCGTAATCCACTTGCATTTGCTCCTAAAGTGATCAGAAACTCCAAATCTGTTACCGAAATTTGG GAAGAACCTAGCGAAATATCTGCTCGGCATAAAAAAGGATGCAACTGCAAGAAATCAGGTTGCATCAAGAGATACTGTGAATGCTATCAG GGTGGGGTTGGTTGCACGATCGGCTGTAAATGTCAAGGGTGTCAAAATACATTTGGCAGAAAAGATG CCGAAGCAGAAGAAAAAACTGAAACCTGTATAAAGGAAAAGGTTGATGAAAGTTTATCAAAAAACAAAGAACTGAAGGATGAAGAGCAAGCTTCAGTTCAACTTCCGTGCCTGCCTCCTCTTCCTTCCGCGATTCACAG TGGGATACCTTGTGTACCTTCCAATGTTGCTCAATCGCCTACTAGTCGAACACTTGAGTCAGATTTTGTACCAGACATTATGTTGCATTTCCAAGACGAAAGGCCCGAGGTTCTGAAAGGCAATTGCTTACCCATGGCTGGAGTGAAGACCGCCTCTCCAAACAGTAAGAGGGTCAGAGTTCCTCAGAATGAGTTTGTGTTTCAAAAAAGCAGAAAATTGGTACTGAAATCTATATCTTCTCAGAGTAGGAATAATGCCCAGTGA
- the LOC113350056 gene encoding 40S ribosomal protein S3a-like, producing the protein MAVGKNKRISKGKKGGKKTVDPFAKKDWYDIKAPSLFSVRNIGKTLVSKTQGTKIASEGLKHRVFEISLADLQADEDQSYKKFRLRVEDVQGKNVLTNFWGMDFTTDKLRSLVRKWQTLIEAHVDVKTTDNFTLRMFCIGFTKRREKQVKRTCYAQSSQIRQIRRKMVEIMVNQASSCDLKELVAKFIPEMIGKEIEKATSSIYPLQNVFIRKVKILKAPKFDLGKLMEVHGDYSEDVGVKVDRPAEETVPEAETEVVGA; encoded by the exons ATGGCGGTCGG GAAGAACAAGAGGATTTCAAAGGGAAAGAAGGGAGGAAAGAAGAC TGTTGATCCATTTGCAAAGAAGGATTGGTATGATATCAAAGCACCATCGCTCTTCTCTGTTAGGAATATTGGGAAAACCCTAGTCAGTAAAACTCAGGGAACTAAG ATTGCTTCTGAAGGACTCAAGCACCGAGTGTTTGAGATTTCATTGGCTGATCTTCAAGCCGATGAGGATCAATCATACAAGAAGTTCAGACTTCGAGTTGAggatgttcaaggaaaaaatgTTCTTACAAATTTCTGG GGAATGGATTTTACCACAGACAAGTTGAGATCTCTTGTAAGAAAGTGGCAGACATTGATTGAAGCCCATGTTGATGTCAAGACAACAGACAACTTTACCTTGAGGATGTTCTGTATTGGATTCACCAAGAGGAGAGAGAAACAGGTCAAGAGAACCTGTTATGCTCAATCTAGCCAGATCCGACAG ATTCGTCGCAAGATGGTTGAAATCATGGTAAACCAGGCCTCCTCGTGTGATCTTAAAGAGTTGGTGGCAAAATTCATTCCTGAAATGATTGGAAAGGAGATTGAGAAGGCTACATCAAGCATTTATCCATTGCAGAATGTGTTTATTAGGAAGGTCAAGATCTTGAAGGCTCCAAAGTTTGATCTTGGAAAGTTGATGGAG gttcatGGTGACTACTCTGAGGATGTTGGTGTGAAGGTTGATAGGCCTGCTGAGGAAACAGTACCAGAGGCTGAAACTGAAGTTGTTGGAGCTTAG